A stretch of the Argentina anserina chromosome 6, drPotAnse1.1, whole genome shotgun sequence genome encodes the following:
- the LOC126798536 gene encoding uncharacterized protein LOC126798536 isoform X1, whose translation MSSKWRAIQHRHKYTYNTVVFPASFTDSLTSLPPQISASKFFSQLTSLVSLNSTYAQLHHTKTLSSSFADLLSAADESLVSEAAPFYLELLFLENSLPLHKTLVAALAKARSFQSLIGECFRRLCEDYGGGKGRRFCVSRAALSVMGMPKLGFLVEVVEQCAVVIALDAVSSLNALLSETKAAARPSPIVMEQCQEALSCLYYLFQRFADKFSCGGGGVLEMSMAVIMSILKSVAFSRDCYVAAGVSFCAALQVCLGPEELGWFIIEGIVCRNSDANCDSELKNAIAKVPYDGDVYNEIGCLCDMSRLCLIRGILTAVSRTVLNTRFDMSRGSCNGNVSDGNEGGRVMSILYDGILPELCNYCENPPDSHFNFHALTVLQICLQQIKSSMLANLTVPSEDYDPIPVEMGARILKIAWNNLEDPLSQTVKQAHLTFDLFLDIRSTLCWSEGSERIRSFLQNVASDLLRLGPRCKGRYVPLSSLTKRLGAKAMLDMSPGLMNEIVHAYADDDVCCAVTSFLKCFLEHLRDECWSSNGIEGGYTVYRGHCLPPLLYGLSSGVSKLRSNLNTYALPILLEVDEDSLFSMLAFISVGPSRGEDQLLYPDLFSENMVLRVEQKVAILVSLLKVSRLLALIEGDIDWCKDSDQYALVCVKGIKVEVVVEWLVLALTHVDESLRVDAADTLFLNPKTASLPSQLELMLLKEAVPLNMRCCSTGFQMKWSSLFRKFFSRVRTALERQFKQGSWQPILDNNNGKHLSNGNESTEANRASDLFHFMRWLSSFLFFSCYPSAPYQRKMMATQLILIMLNVWSIVPGTEEKNGSVFLEGCLHPYNKGTTSPASTLLLVGSIIDSWDRLRESFFRILLHFPNPLPGISDEYMVQIVVSWAKRLVCSPRVRESDAGALVLRLILSKYVLQLGWTVQASVSVACVRSNSGLENRDGQDYNSRQPVIEYIRSLIDWLDVSIEVGERDLSEACKSSFVHGVLLTLRYTFEELDFSSDGVLSNISEMRHLLEKLLELVMRITSLALWVVSADALHLPEDMDDMVDDGAFLSEVPEVVEAKSCQLEHNNNNSTLLQDNRRSEQTVMVGCWLAMKEVSLLLGTIVRKVPLPSNPSSEPLRVEDTSCASGVSFMMVSDAMLDLKQLETIGNHFLEVLLKMKHNGAIDKTRAGFTALCNRLLCSNDPRLCKLTESWMEQLMERTVAKGQVVDDLLRRSAGIPAAFTALFLSEPEGAPKKLLPRALRWLIDVAKESFLDQFESNSDMHKFTSAKSDNNFDSALLSERNISVSKIRDEGVIPTVHAFNVLRAAFNDTNLATDTSGFSAEAMIISIRSFSSPYWEVRNSACQAYTALVRRMIGFLNVQKRESQRRALTGVEFFHRYPSLHPFLFKELKAATELLGDGPSGRSRCNLEDAVHPSLCPVLILLSRLKPSTIASETGDDLDPSLLMPFIRRCSTQSNLRVRVLASRALTGLVSNEKLPTVILNIVSELPSIDNQALMTPESSLLLHKTRRSNWIHGILLQLSSLLDTNCRNLADVLKKDQIVGDLFEALLTHTWIAKPRWCPCPILNASFLKLLDHILSIARTSHTSKHIYVVRNLLLQLSTECLDVEASHQFSYYDSTIAQLRQQAAASYFSCIFQATEEMAIEAFPMPQRYSQIDSSNQDIPESENAFIGLPERLVRSLSDSDYEVRLATLKWLLKFLKSTESGKEPHNCSSEVRIILHWIRTNLQTSLVDLLDVENYYRCSYYILRIIFSWNALQFQKHRDEKGTESVYIGSMECDSVFLLWDKLISLYNLTRHAKTRETLICCIGICIKRFGGTFTTSILSDATDNNESDQLGKLAALHRRISFFTELIQEHSDPSQPVNLRKAAAESVIASGLLEQAALIGSIVSNSRILFSWSHFEGKEAVNTYAHQVLDTWFTCIKLLEDEDDEIRQRLAMGIQRCFSCQKSGSSSLTGEVPTQVEKVIESSFEHLTFIFGHWIGYLEFLLQCVLNAASHEVSKGDLVRQVFDKEIDNHHEEKLLICQLCCSQLEKLSIARSCADIPDKEQFKHYLCDWRLRFSCQLMSFAKDRMDKLGGADWVGGVGNHKDSFLPLYSNLLAFHAISNCMLNWHKEDSTHLLSDVVELGRTISPFLKNPLISNLYFSVLKSHEDALGPTNDDLISKLRGEDTIWKCFNPHFLLS comes from the exons atgTCCTCCAAATGGCGCGCCATCCAGCACCGCCACAAGTACACCTACAACACCGTCGTCTTTCCCGCCTCCTTCACCGACTCGCTGACGTCACTCCCTCCGCAAATCTCCGCCTCCAAATTCTTCTCCCAATTGACCTCCCTCGTCTCCCTCAACTCCACCTACGCCCAGCTCCACCACACCAAaaccctctcctcctccttcgcCGACTTACTCTCCGCCGCCGACGAATCCCTAGTCTCCGAAGCCGCGCCGTTCTACCTCGAGCTTCTCTTCCTCGAGAACTCCCTCCCTCTCCACAAGACCCTAGTCGCGGCGCTCGCCAAGGCCCGGAGCTTCCAGTCGCTGATCGGAGAATGCTTCCGGCGCCTCTGCGAGGACTACGGCGGCGGGAAGGGGAGGCGGTTCTGCGTCTCGAGGGCGGCGCTGTCGGTGATGGGGATGCCGAAGCTGGGGTTTCTGGTGGAGGTGGTGGAGCAGTGCGCGGTGGTGATCGCCTTGGACGCTGTTTCGAGCTTGAATGCTCTTCTTTCCGAGACCAAAGCCGCCGCGAGGCCGTCGCCGATTGTGATGGAGCAGTGCCAGGAGGCTCTGTCCTGCTTGTACTACCTGTTTCAGCGCTTTGCTGATAAGTTCAgctgcggcggcggcggtgtTTTGGAGATGAGTATGGCTGTGATTATGAGCATTTTGAAGTCGGTGGCGTTTTCGAGGGACTGCTACGTGGCGGCTGGTGTGAGCTTCTGTGCAGCTCTGCAAGTGTGTTTAGGTCCTGAGGAGCTTGGCTGGTTTATAATTGAAGGTATTGTTTGTCGAAATTCGGATGCTAATTGTGATAGTGAGTTAAAGAATGCTATTGCTAAAGTTCCGTATGATGGAGATGTGTACAATGAGATAGGATGTTTGTGTGATATGAGTAGACTTTGCTTGATAAGAGGGATACTTACTGCCGTGTCGAGAACAGTGCTCAATACTCGGTTTGATATGTCCAGGGGTAGTTGCAATGGCAATGTGAGTGATGGAAATGAGGGTGGTCGTGTTATGTCTATATTGTATGATGGAATTTTGCCTGAACTGTGTAACTACTGCGAGAACCCCCCGGATAGCCATTTTAACTTCCATGCGTTAACTGTGTTGCAGATTTGCTTGCAGCAAATAAAATCGTCAATGTTAGCTAATCTTACAGTCCCATCGGAGGACTATGATCCAATCCCGGTGGAAATGGGGGCCCGGATATTGAAAATTGCATGGAATAATCTGGAGGATCCTTTGAGTCAAACGGTTAAGCAGGCTCATCTTACTTTTGATCTCTTCTTGGACATTCGTTCCACCCTTTGTTGGTCAGAAGGTAGTGAGAGAATTAGGTCGTTCTTGCAGAATGTTGCCTCTGATCTTCTTCGTCTGGGTCCTCGCTGCAAAGGGAGATATGTTCCTTTATCTTCACTGACCAAGCGATTGGGCGCAAAAGCTATGTTGGATATGAGTCCTGGCCTGATGAATGAGATTGTGCATGCCTATGCTGATGATGATGTCTGTTGTGCTGTCACGTCATTTTTGAAGTGTTTCCTTGAGCACTTGCGTGACGAGTGTTGGAGCAGCAATGGTATTGAAGGTGGTTACACAGTTTATAGAGGGCATTGCTTGCCCCCATTATTGTATGGACTTTCTTCTGGGGTTTCAAAGCTCCGCTCCAATCTGAACACTTATGCGCTTCCTATTTTACTTGAAGTGGATGAGGACAGCTTATTTTCCATGTTGGCGTTCATTTCAGTTGGTCCAAGTAGGGGCGAAGATCAACTGTTATATCCTGACCTGTTTAGtgaaaacatggtattgagGGTTGAACAAAAGGTGGCAATTTTGGTTTCATTGCTGAAGGTTTCTCGTTTGCTTGCTTTGATTGAAGGAGACATTGATTGGTGCAAAGATTCTGATCAATATGCTCTTGTTTGTGTCAAGGGGATAAAAGTTGAAGTAGTTGTCGAGTGGCTAGTGCTTGCGTTGACCCATGTTGATGAGTCATTACGTGTGGATGCTGCAGATACTCTTTTCTTGAATCCCAAGACGGCTAGTTTGCCTTCCCAGTTAGAACTCATGTTATTAAAGGAAGCAGTCCCACTGAACATGAGGTGTTGCTCTACAGGTTTTCAAATGAAATGGAGTAGCTTGTTTAGAAAGTTCTTTTCTCGGGTCAGAACAGCCTTGGAGAGACAATTCAAACAGGGAAGCTGGCAACCCATTTTAGATAACAACAATGGAAAACATCTTTCAAATGGAAATGAGAGCACTGAAGCTAACAGAGCAAGTGATCTTTTCCATTTCATGAGATGGTTAAGctcatttctatttttctcATGCTATCCATCGGCCCCTTATCAGAGAAAAATGATGGCCACACAGCTCATTCTGATAATGCTTAATGTTTGGTCCATTGTTCCTGGtactgaagaaaaaaatggcTCTGTATTTTTAGAAGGCTGTCTCCATCCTTATAATAAAGGAACCACATCACCTGCTTCAACGTTGTTGTTAGTTGGATCAATAATTGATAGTTGGGACAGGCTAAGAGAGAGTTTCTTTCGGATACTGTTACACTTTCCAAATCCACTTCCTGGAATTTCAGATGAATATATGGTCCAGATTGTGGTATCTTGGGCTAAGAGATTAGTTTGCAGTCCACGTGTGAGAGAAAGTGATGCTGGAGCTCTGGTGTTAAGGCTAATTTTAAGTAAGTATGTCTTACAGCTAGGATGGACTGTTCAAGCTTCAGTTAGTGTAGCTTGCGTTCGATCAAATTCTGGATTGGAAAACAGAGATGGTCAGGATTATAATTCTCGGCAACCTGTGATTGAGTATATTAGATCGCTGATTGATTGGTTGGATGTTTCCATAGAGGTAGGGGAAAGGGATCTTTCAGAAGCATGCAAAAGCAGCTTTGTACATGGAGTTCTACTCACACTACGATATACTTTTGAGGAGTTAGACTTCAGCTCTGATGGAGTACTGTCTAATATTTCAGAGATGAGGCATCTATTAGAGAAACTCTtggagcttgtgatgcgaaTAACTTCTCTGGCACTTTGGGTGGTTTCTGCAGATGCTTTGCATCTGCCTGAAGACATGGATGATATGGTTGATGATGGAGCTTTCTTGTCTGAGGTTCCAGAAGTGGTGGAAGCGAAATCATGTCAGTTGGAGCATAACAACAATAACTCCACACTTTTGCAGGATAATAGGCGATCAGAACAAACTGTAATGGTTGGTTGCTGGCTTGCGATGAAAGAG GTGAGTCTTCTTTTGGGAACTATTGTTAGGAAGGTTCCTTTACCAAGTAACCCTTCCTCAGAACCGTTACGTGTAGAAGACACCTCTTGTGCTTCTGGAGTTTCATTTATGATGGTCTCGGATGCAATGCTTGATTTGAAACAACTTGAAACAATTGGGAATCACTTTTTAGAAGTCCTCCTTAAAATGAAGCATAATGGTGCGATTGATAAAACAAGGGCTGGATTTACAGCTCTTTGCAACCGTTTACTTTGCTCAAACGATCCTAG GCTTTGTAAGTTAACAGAATCCTGGATGGAGCAACTTATGGAAAGAACTGTGGCCAAAGGTCAAGTAGTGGATGACTTGTTAAGGAGGAGTGCAGGTATTCCTGCAGCATTTACAGCTTTATTCCTCTCAGAGCCTGAAGGTGCACCTAAGAAACTTCTCCCCCGGGCCTTGCGGTGGCTAATAGATGTTGCTAAAGAGTCCTTCCTGGACCAATTTGAGAGCAACAGTGACATGCATAAATTTACTTCAGCAAAGTCCGACAATAATTTTGATTCTGCACTGCTATCAGAGAGAAATATAAGTGTGTCAAAAATACGGGATGAGGGTGTCATTCCTACCGTTCATGCATTCAATGTCCTTAGAGCTGCTTTCAATGACACCAACCTGGCTACTGATACATCAGGGTTTTCTGCTGAGGCTATGATTATTTCGATTCGTTCCTTCTCTTCTCCCTACTGGGAGGTTCGGAACAGTGCTTGTCAGGCATACACTGCTTTAGTTCGTCGCATGATTGGATTCCTTAATGTCCAGAAACGGGAGTCGCAAAGGCGTGCACTAACTGGGGTCGAATTTTTTCATAG GTATCCCTCATTGCATCCATTTCTATTCAAGGAACTGAAAGCTGCAACTGAGTTACTTGGGGATGGGCCTTCTGGACGGTCTCGGTGTAATCTGGAAGATGCTGTGCACCCAAGCTTGTGTCCTGTGTTAATTCTGTTATCCAGGCTTAAGCCCTCAACTATTGCAAGTGAGACTGGAGATGACCTGGATCCTTCTTTGCTCATGCCATTCATTAGGAGGTGCTCAACCCAAAGCAATCTCAGAGTCCGTGTTCTTGCATCTAGAGCTTTGACAGGCCTTGTATCTAATGAGAAATTGCCAACTGTAATTCTCAATATAGTATCAGAGTTGCCTAGCATAGACAACCAAGCACTGATGACTCCTGAGTCCTCCTTATTACTTCACAAAACCAGAAGAAGCAACTGGATTCATGGAATTCTGTTGCAGTTAAGTTCTCTCCTGGATACCAACTGTAGAAATCTGGCCGATGTTTTAAAGAAAGATCAGATTGTAGGTGACTTATTTGAAGCTCTTCTAACTCATACATGGATCGCAAAGCCCAGATGGTGCCCTTGCCCCATCCTCAATGCCTCTTTCTTAAAGCTGCTGGACCACATTCTAAGTATTGCAAGGACAAGCCATACCAGCAAACATATTTATGTTGTACGCAACCTACTGTTACAGTTATCTACAGAATGCCTAGATGTAGAAGCTTCTCATCAGTTTTCTTATTATGATTCGACAATAGCTCAACTCCGCCAACAAGCAGCAGCATCCTATTTCAGTTGCATCTTTCAAGCAACTGAGGAAATGGCCATCGAGGCTTTTCCTATGCCTCAGAGGTATTCTCAGATTGATTCAAGTAATCAGGATATACCTGAATCAGAAAATGCTTTTATAGGACTGCCGGAAAGGCTGGTCCGCTCTCTGTCAGATTCGGATTATGAAGTTCGACTTGCAACATTGAAGTGGCTACTGAAATTCCTAAAATCAACAGAATCTGGTAAAGAGCCCCATAATTGCAGCAGTGAGGTTAGGATCATCCTACACTGGATCAGAACTAATCTACAAACCTCATTGGTTGATCTCTTAGATGTGGAGAATTATTATAGATGCTCATATTACATTCTCAGAATTATATTCAGTTGGAATGCGTTACAGTTCCAGAAGCATCGGGATGAAAAAGGCACTGAATCAGTTTATATTGGCAGTATGGAATGTGATTCTGTGTTTCTGCTTTGGGATAAGTTGATTTCCTTGTACAATCTCACAAGACATGCAAAGACTCGAGAAACACTCATATGCTGCATCGGTATCTGCATAAAGAGGTTTGGAGGTACATTTACAACGTCTATTCTTTCTGATGCAACTGACAACAATGAGTCTGATCAATTGGGAAAACTGGCCGCACTTCACCGTAGAATTTCCTTTTTCACCGAATTAATTCAGGAACACAGTGATCCATCTCAGCCGGTAAATTTGCGGAAGGCAGCTGCAGAGTCTGTCATAGCATCTGGTTTGCTAGAGCAAGCTGCGCTGATTGGTTCTATTGTATCGAACAGCCGAATCCTTTTTTCATGGTCTCATTTTGAAGGAAAAGAAGCTGTTAATACATATGCTCATCAAGTACTAGATACATGGTTCACATGTATCAAACTGCTGGAGGATGAAGATGACGAGATTAGGCAAAGGCTGGCCATGGGTATCCAAAGGTGTTTTTCTTGCCAGAAATCTGGAAGTAGCTCTCTTACTGGAGAAGTTCCAACTCAAGTGGAGAAAGTGATAGAATCAAGTTTTGAGCATCTAACTTTCATCTTTGGTCACTGGATTGGATATTTGGAGTTTCTTTTACAGTGTGTACTGAACGCAGCGAGCCACGAGGTGTCCAAAGGTGATCTTGTGAGACAGGTATTTGATAAGGAAATTGATAATCATCATGAGGAAAAACTGTTGATCTGCCAGCTTTGCTGTTCTCAATTAGAGAAGCTCTCAATTGCAAGATCTTGTGCTGACATTCCAGACAAGGAGCAGTTTAAGCATTATTTATGTGATTGGAGACTGAGGTTTTCCTGCCAATTGATGTCGTTTGCCAAGGATCGCATGGACAAATTAGGCGGAGCTGATTGGGTTGGTGGAGTGGGTAACCATAAGGATTCATTCCTTCCCCTGTATTCCAATCTGCTTGCATTCCATGCCATCTCGAACTGCATGTTGAATTGGCATAAAGAAGATAGTACACATCTACTGTCTGATGTTGTTGAACTGGGGAGAACTATCAGTCCATTTCTGAAGAACCCTCTGATCTCAAACCTGTATTTTTCAGTACTCAAATCTCATGAAGATGCTCTTGGTCCAACCAATGATGACTTGATCTCTAAACTGAGAGGAGAGGATACAATATGGAAGTGCTTCAatcctcattttcttcttaGTTAA